One genomic region from Catenulispora sp. EB89 encodes:
- a CDS encoding AAA family ATPase, whose protein sequence is MTGDQQPLVGRETDLARLGEFAAAVPDRDGSMLLVGEPGVGKSALLAAVTGAAEASGIRVLSTVGVQYRAQVGYSAVQRLLTSQPEGRAAVTATPVLAVALGLCRGTTPGHDAVTDAVVALVAKLSAEVPTLLVLDDVQWLDRASADVLGQLARRLSAGSGLLCAARPGDEGFFDSTGLPVHELGPLSDAAAEELLTQRFPALAPRVRRRLMADAEGNPLALLELPAALTDSQRGSSQALPTRLPLTQRLESAFASRINSLPAATRHLLLVAALEGSGNMQVLRRAVAGRCSLKHLAPAERARLVHVDDVTGRLAFRHSLMRSAVVELSTSDQRRGVHRALAEAWAAVPEQRAWHLAQAAVDPDESIAALLEEVADLGFRRGDGVNAVAALLRAADLTPSATERARRLAKAAYVGAHLTGALHEVPRLLDTAHQVAPDADSLAAAVATATYLMNSHGDIDTAYRLLTGAIALLPEPYDATDVTLRVALSTLLIVCVHGGRPEMWAGYDALLAACVDVPPSLEMLRATFADPARAKPSDWARLDATIAEMSGSPDLARIIRVATAGAFADRLGAMEEPLRLAARGGRTGENNFPAIQASFLWASHAFSTGQWSELREIVGNGLRLCEEFDYPLRSWTGKWVLGCVSALCGDYALATAYADEMDRWAAPRRALAVRRYASHVRTLTALSQSEFEKAYQHANAITPAGTFAPFAGHALWAVLDLIEAAVRTGRRAEALAHVAAAREAGLHTVSPRLAMVLTAGEAMAAEDDDEAVAGLRAAAAVEGAERWPFDLARIQLHCGERLRRGRAMVQARDQLGAAAQTFDRLGAKPWTERANKELRAGGRAVHIAAGEDVSLTPQQWEIAGLAAAGLTNKQIASQLYLSPRTVSTHLYQLFPKLGVTSRAALRDALERFEGFDRP, encoded by the coding sequence ATGACCGGTGATCAGCAACCCCTGGTGGGCCGCGAGACCGATCTGGCACGGCTCGGCGAGTTCGCGGCCGCCGTGCCGGACCGTGACGGATCGATGCTCCTCGTCGGGGAACCCGGAGTCGGCAAGAGCGCGCTGCTGGCCGCCGTCACCGGCGCGGCCGAGGCCAGCGGTATCAGGGTCCTGTCGACCGTCGGCGTCCAGTACCGGGCGCAGGTCGGCTACAGCGCCGTGCAGCGCCTGCTGACCTCGCAGCCCGAAGGCCGCGCCGCGGTCACCGCCACCCCGGTCCTGGCCGTCGCCCTGGGCCTGTGCCGCGGTACCACCCCCGGCCACGACGCCGTCACCGACGCCGTCGTCGCCCTGGTCGCGAAGCTGTCCGCCGAGGTGCCGACGCTGCTCGTCCTGGACGACGTGCAGTGGCTGGACCGCGCCAGCGCCGACGTCCTGGGCCAGCTGGCCCGCCGCCTGTCCGCCGGTTCCGGCCTGCTGTGCGCGGCGCGCCCCGGCGACGAAGGGTTCTTCGACTCCACCGGCCTGCCGGTCCACGAACTCGGCCCGCTCAGCGACGCCGCGGCCGAAGAACTGCTCACCCAACGCTTCCCGGCCCTGGCCCCGCGCGTCCGCCGGCGCCTGATGGCCGACGCCGAAGGCAACCCGCTGGCGCTGCTGGAGCTCCCCGCCGCCCTGACCGACTCCCAGCGCGGCTCCTCCCAGGCCCTGCCCACCCGCCTGCCGCTGACTCAGCGCCTGGAATCCGCGTTCGCCTCCCGTATCAACAGCCTGCCGGCGGCCACCCGCCACCTGCTGCTCGTCGCAGCCCTCGAAGGCAGCGGCAACATGCAGGTCCTGCGCCGCGCGGTGGCCGGCCGGTGCAGCCTGAAGCACCTCGCCCCGGCCGAACGCGCCCGGCTGGTCCACGTCGACGACGTCACCGGCCGCCTGGCCTTCCGGCACTCCCTGATGCGCTCGGCCGTCGTCGAACTGTCCACCAGCGACCAACGGCGCGGCGTGCACCGCGCGCTCGCCGAAGCCTGGGCCGCCGTGCCCGAACAACGCGCCTGGCACCTCGCGCAGGCCGCGGTCGACCCCGACGAGTCGATCGCCGCGCTGCTGGAGGAGGTCGCCGACCTGGGATTCCGGCGCGGCGACGGAGTCAACGCCGTCGCCGCGCTGTTACGCGCCGCCGACCTGACGCCGTCCGCGACCGAACGCGCCCGCCGCCTGGCCAAAGCCGCCTACGTCGGCGCACACCTCACCGGTGCCCTGCACGAGGTGCCGCGCCTGCTCGACACCGCACACCAGGTCGCGCCGGACGCCGACTCCCTGGCCGCCGCGGTGGCCACCGCGACCTACCTGATGAACAGCCACGGCGACATCGACACCGCCTACCGCCTGCTCACCGGCGCCATCGCCCTGCTGCCCGAGCCCTACGACGCGACCGACGTCACCCTCCGCGTGGCGCTGTCCACCCTGCTGATCGTCTGCGTCCACGGCGGCCGCCCCGAAATGTGGGCCGGCTACGACGCGCTGCTGGCCGCCTGCGTCGACGTCCCGCCGAGCCTGGAGATGCTGCGCGCCACCTTCGCCGACCCGGCCCGCGCCAAGCCCTCGGACTGGGCCCGGCTGGACGCCACCATCGCCGAGATGTCCGGCAGTCCGGACCTGGCCCGCATCATCCGCGTCGCCACCGCCGGCGCCTTCGCCGACCGCCTCGGCGCGATGGAGGAACCGCTGCGCCTGGCGGCCCGGGGCGGCCGCACCGGCGAGAACAACTTCCCGGCCATCCAGGCCTCGTTCCTGTGGGCCAGCCACGCTTTCTCCACCGGCCAGTGGTCCGAACTGCGCGAGATCGTGGGCAACGGACTGCGACTGTGCGAGGAGTTCGACTATCCGCTGCGCTCCTGGACCGGCAAGTGGGTCCTCGGCTGCGTGTCAGCACTCTGCGGCGACTACGCCCTGGCCACCGCGTACGCCGACGAGATGGACCGCTGGGCCGCACCCCGGCGCGCGCTGGCCGTCCGCCGCTACGCCTCGCATGTCAGAACCCTGACCGCGCTGTCGCAGAGCGAGTTCGAGAAGGCTTATCAGCATGCGAACGCGATCACCCCGGCCGGGACCTTCGCGCCGTTCGCCGGGCACGCGCTGTGGGCCGTCCTGGACCTGATCGAGGCGGCGGTGCGCACCGGCCGCCGGGCCGAAGCGCTCGCGCACGTAGCAGCGGCCCGGGAAGCCGGGCTGCACACGGTGTCCCCGCGCCTGGCGATGGTCCTGACCGCCGGCGAGGCGATGGCCGCCGAGGACGACGACGAGGCGGTCGCCGGGCTCCGCGCGGCCGCGGCCGTCGAGGGCGCCGAACGCTGGCCCTTCGACCTGGCCCGGATCCAGCTCCACTGCGGCGAGCGGCTGCGGCGCGGCCGGGCCATGGTCCAGGCGCGCGACCAGCTCGGCGCCGCCGCGCAGACCTTCGACCGGCTCGGCGCCAAGCCGTGGACCGAGCGCGCCAACAAGGAACTGCGGGCCGGCGGCCGGGCCGTGCACATCGCGGCCGGCGAGGACGTGTCGCTGACCCCGCAGCAGTGGGAGATCGCCGGCCTGGCCGCCGCCGGGCTGACCAACAAGCAGATCGCCTCGCAGCTCTACCTGTCCCCGCGGACCGTCTCGACCCACCTCTACCAGCTGTTCCCCAAGCTGGGCGTGACGTCCCGGGCCGCGCTGCGGGACGCCCTGGAGCGCTTCGAGGGGTTCGACCGGCCGTGA